A genomic window from Lycium barbarum isolate Lr01 chromosome 4, ASM1917538v2, whole genome shotgun sequence includes:
- the LOC132638124 gene encoding AT-hook motif nuclear-localized protein 22-like gives MDQVNHSLPPPFHTRDFNLHQFHQTSEDEQSGTSGLNMSGQKRDRDDNNNNNNNENSNGGESKDGLGMTGNSGEGEITRRPRGRPAGSKNKPKPPIIITRDSANALRTHVMEIADGCDIMESISNFARRKQRGVCIMSGTGIVTNVNLRQPAAPGAIVTLHGRFEILSLAGSFLPPPAPPAASGLTIYLAGGQGQVVGGSVVGALMASGPVVIMAASFSNAAYERLPLEEDDQNLLPVPGGGSLGSPPGNVGGPGQQQQQQQQQLMADPSLFHGMPPNLLNSIQLPSEPYWATGRPSF, from the exons ATGGATCAAGTGAACCATTCACTCCCTCCTCCTTTCCACACTAGAGATTTCAACTTGCATCAATTCCATCAAACCTCAGAAGATGAACAAAGTGGGACAAGTGGTCTCAACATGTCCGGCCAGAAGCGAGATCGcgatgacaacaacaacaacaataacaacgaaAATTCAAACGGTGGGGAATCAAAAGACGGATTAGGCATGACAG gaaattctggaGAAGGAGAGATCACTAGAAGACCTAGAGGAAGACCAGCTGGATCCAAGAACAAACCTAAGCCACCAATCATCATAACTAGAGACAGTGCAAATGCTCTTAGAACGCATGTGATGGAAATTGCTGATGGTTGTGATATTATGGAGAGCATATCAAATTTTGCAAGGAGAAAACAAAGGGGGGTTTGTATTATGAGTGGGACTGGTATCGTTACTAATGTTAATTTGAGACAACCAGCTGCACCAGGTGCAATTGTAACATTACATGGTAGATTTGAGATTTTATCCTTAGCCGGATCATTTCTTCCACCACCAGCACCTCCAGCAGCTTCAGGCTTGACTATATATTTAGCTGGTGGACAAGGTCAAGTTGTTGGTGGTAGTGTTGTAGGTGCACTTATGGCATCTGGACCAGTTGTGATTATGGCTGCTTCGTTTAGCAATGCTGCTTATGAAAGACTTCCGTTAGAAGAAGATGATCAAAATCTGCTTCCAGTTCCAGGAGGAGGGTCACTAGGATCTCCTCCTGGAAATGTCGGAGGACCaggacaacaacaacagcaacaacaacaacaattgatGGCGGACCCATCTCTATTTCATGGGATGCCACCGAATCTTCTCAACTCCATTCAATTACCTTCTGAACCCTATTGGGCAACCGGCAGACCTTCATTCTAA